In Exiguobacterium sp. 9-2, the genomic window TGCCATATAATGGTGACAATGTACGGGTCGAAGTGAATCAACAACGACAAAATGTGTTGGTTGACCCCGAGAATCAAAAAATTTCGTATCTCGACGAGGCGGATCGTCAACGGAACTATCGAATCGACTATTCGTACCCACTCTTTACGGAAGAACAGCTCCAGACAGATGAACCCGTCAATTTATCTGAGAATGAAACGGAGCGGTATCTCCAACTGCCGGAAGGTTTACCGCAACGAGTTCGTGATTTAGCGGAACAAATCGTCGAGGGTGAGGAGACACCATGGGACAAAGCACGAGCGATTGAAAATTATTTCGAAGAAGAAAACTTTGAATACAATACAGAAGATGTTGCTGTACCGAAAGAAAATCAGGATTACGTCGATCAGTTCCTGTTCGAGACGAAACTCGGATACTGTGATAACTTCTCGACGTCAGCCACTGTGTTACTTCGGGCAGCTGGGTTACCCGCACGCTGGGTGAAAGGATTCACGGGGGGCGAATCCGACGTCATCGGAGCTGCCGTGACGAGTTATACAGTACGCAATAAAAATGCCCATTCGTGGGTCGAAGTTTACATTGAAGGACCAGGCTGGGTACCGCTTGAACCGACAGTCAGTTTCGATGGAGCAGGACAATACACGATCGATCGGGAAACGAACAACGAGACGGAACAAGCAAATCCGCAACGTGAGACAGAAGATAATACGGAGACAACGACGCCAAATCGCCCTCAAGAAAATCTTCTCGATGAAGAACAGACGACTAGCGCCGGACAGACGGAGCAGAAGTCAATTCCATTTTGGCCAATCTTCCTGACGGCACTTGCTCTCTTGTTCCTCTACTTGTTCAGAAAACCGATTATTCGGACGCTTGCGATTCTCTTCTTCCGGAGACAGATTGAACGACCGGAAGGATTCCGACGGATGTATCGGTATCTCTTGCGGCGTCTTGATAAAAAAGGATTCCATTATCAAGATGGTCGGACGCTTGCGGAACTTGCTCACGAAGTCGATGGGTACTACGAGACGTACGCGATGCGACCGTTGACGGATGCTTACGAGCGGATGGTTTATGGTGGAGAATCATTATCGGCTGATAAAAAACGTGAATATTTCGAAAATATCATTCGTCATGTAGAGGGTTGATATTTACGAAACGATACAGGTACAATGGGAACAACGTAAATCACACACATGCAATCTCCTTTGTATATACTCGCGAATATGGCGCGAGAGTCTCTACCGGGTCACCTTAAACGACCTGACTATGAAGGAGCAGACCCTTCGTATACATTTTTTTGTGAAGCGGCCTGCTCTTTTTCCATTTTATCCATGGGCGAAGAGCGGGCTTTTTTCATAGGGTACGCATGAAATCAGAAAGGCGGGAACAGATTTGGAAGCACATTTGGACCAGGAAATGATTCTCGTCCTCGATTTTGGAGGACAGTACAATCAATTGATCACACGTCGTATTCGGGACCTTGGTGTCTACAGTGAATTGCATTCGCATAAAATCACTGCAGCTGAAGTAAAAGAAATCGCACCTGCTGGTATCATCTTCTCAGGTGGTCCACGTAGCGTCTACGCGGAGGATGCGTACCGGTGTGACCCGGAAATCTTCGACCTCGGTATTCCAATCTTCGGAATCTGTTACGGCATGCAGCTCATGTCACAACATTTCGGCGGAACAGTGGAACGTGCGGGACATCGTGAATATGGAAAAGCCACATTGACGTTACAAGACCCGTCACCGATGTATGCGAACTTACCGCTAGAACAAACGGTCTGGATGAGTCACAGTGACCTCGTCACATCTGTGCCAAACGGATTCGTTATTGATGGGACGAACGTGTCATGTCCAATCGCTTCGATCAAGAACGAAGAGTTGAAAATGTATGGTGTGCAGTATCACCCAGAAGTAAACCATACGGTCTTTGGAAAAGAATTGCTCAAGAACTTCCTCTTTGAAGTCTGTAAATGTGCAGGCGACTGGTCAATGGAGAACTTCATCGAAATCGAAGTAGCGAAGATCCAAGAACAAGTCGGCGATAAAAAAGTTCTTTGTGCCCTTTCAGGTGGTGTCGACTCGTCTGTCGTCGCAGCCTTGATCCACAAAGCAATCGGTGATCAATTGACATGTATGTTCGTCGATCACGGTTTACTGCGTAAGGGAGAAGCGGAAAGCGTCATGAAGACATTCGCGGATCACTTCCACATGAACGTCATCAAGATTGATGCTCAGGATCGTTTCCTCGATAAACTCCGTGGTATTTCGGATCCGGAGCAAAAACGTAAAATCATCGGCAACGAGTTCGTCTACGTCTTCGATGAAGAAGCTTCGAAGCTGACGGATATGGACTTCCTTGCACAAGGTACACTCTATACGGATATCATCGAGAGTGGTACGGATACGGCACAAACAATCAAATCACACCACAACGTCGGTGGACTGCCGGAAGACATGCAGTTTGAATTGATCGAACCGATCAACACGTTGTTCAAGGATGAAGTCCGTGAACTCGGGAAAGAACTTGGTCTTTCTGATGAAATCGTCTGGCGTCAGCCGTTCCCAGGACCAGGTCTCGGGATTCGTGTCCTTGGTGAAATCACAGATGAGAAACTCGAAATCGTTCGCGAATCTGATTTCATTCTTCGTGATGAGATTAAAAAAGCTGGACTCGAGCGCGAAATCTGGCAGTACTTCACAGTCCTTCCTCCAATCCGTTCGGTTGGTGTCATGGGCGATGAGCGGACATACGACTATGCTGTCGGAATCCGCGCTGTTACGTCAATTGACGGGATGACTTCAGACTGGGCACGGATCCCATGGGACGTGCTTGAGAAGATCTCGGTTCGAATCGTCAACGAAGTCCAGAACGTCAACCGCGTCCTGTACGATGTGACGTCGAAACCACCTTCAACGATTGAGTGGGAATAAGGACTAGACTTGCTGAGAAAATTCGTCTCATGAAGCCTGTCCTACCAATGTGTTAAAGGGGATAGGTGAAATGAAGTCTGTTTCACCTTCAACAATTCGATTTCAAAATGAAGCTCTCTTTTGTTCACATTATTTGTGAATGGAAGTGAGCTTTTTTCGTAACCAATCGCATCGAACTGTTGGATGACATTAGACAAAATCAATTTATTCGAGAGATTCAATTAAGATGTATCGAGATGTTTTGTTAGTTTTTACTGGAATATATAATAAATCATTAAACGGATAGGATGCACGCTCTCATAATAGATTGGGCATGAGCTGAAGTCGATCGACTAGATTATGGTTTAGTCATAAATTTGACCATGCTATGATGTGGCTGTCTTTGTTTTTCATATCAATAAAAAATATTATCGTATAATTCCGGGGACAGGGTTTGAAAGACTTTACAGGAACACCGTAATGATTCCTACTATGGCTCACATACAACATCGTACCTTTATTGAAACGGCTTTTACTTCTTAGGTAAGGGTCTTTTCTTGTTGCGTAGCATGACTAAAACGTTTTAAACAGGAAAAATTTTAATAATGAACATGCTCTAGTAAACAGGATCAATACATTCCAAAAAGCCTTCAATAATCAAAAAAGATGTACAAAAAAATCAGGTTTAATCAGAAAAAAAGTAGGGGAAATTCAAACTGTTGGCATATAAGATTGATTTTCAAGAGCTAAATATTATTTTTTGTGGCATTTATTAAAAAGGAGGAAGAGATCATGACGAGAAAAGAAGATACATTTATCCAAGTATTTAATACCCAAGCGGAAGTACTGAGTAAAGTAAACGAATTGAAAGCGCAGGGATATGACGAAAGAGATATGTATGTCGTGGCTCAAGATAAACATTCCTTCTCCATGGTAGAGAATCAGACAAACGTCAATGTAGATACTGCCGGTGAACAAGAGCACCAAGGATTTATGGGGAAATTCATGGCTGCCTTTTCAGACGACTCTTCTACGGAAGCATTCCGCGGAATGGGCTTATCGCATGATGAATCAGAAGAATACCGTCGTCAGGTAGAAAGTGGCAAGCTGGTTTTATATGTAGACAGCGACTATGGCGATTCTTACGAAAAGCATAGTCAAAGCTACAACCAAACTTCTGGAGTAAACGATAATCAATATGATCGCACGGGAGTCGAAGCAAATCGGGATCACAACGACCATCTCTCTGATAACGGCTCTCTTTCCCGCACAGATCGAGACCAAGGCTACGACAACACTTTAAGTGCAGACCGAAGCCAAGACTATGACGATACTCCAGGGGTCGATCGGTCTGGCGTTACTGAAACGAACAGTGATACAGAAGAAGAACGCCTTCGCCTGCATGAAGAACGGTTAAATGTAGATAAAGAAAGAGTGCAAACAGGGGAGGTAAACGTCAGTAAACACGTAGTCGAAGATCAACAATCGATCGAGGTGCCGGTAGAGAGGGAAGAAGTTTATGTGGAACGACGTAAAGTGGATCATAATGCGTCGGGAACAGATGCTTTTGTAGATGAGAACGACTCCATTCACGTACCGCTTTCAGAAGAAAAGGTAGTAGTATCAAAAGAAGATGTAGTCTCTGAAGAAATTGTTGTTGGAAAACGTAAAGTGCGAGATACAGAAACTGTATCTGAAACGGTACGACGCGAGGAAGCAGATATTGATGAAGGTACGGATACGAGAACGGACGTAGACCGTGACGATCATAAACGACTGTAATGGACCAAACTAAGAGGGAGATGGCGATCAGCTATCTCCTTTTTTACTGCAAATTAAAGACAACTCAAAAATAACGCTTACAAAACCGAACGTTCGGATAAAATAAGTGGTTAAATTTCGTTTTTATGGTTGACCCATGAATTTGAGCATGCTACGATGTGTCTGTTCTTATTTTTCATATCACTAAAAAACATAAATAATGCCGTATAATTCTGGGGATAGGGCCCGGAAGTCTCTACAGGAACACCGTAAAGGTTCCTACTACGGCGCACACGCAACATCGTGCGCTTATTGAAACGGCTTTTACCGCTTAGGTAAGGGCCGTTTTTCGTTTTCAAGGAGACGGCTTATTTGGAAGGAAGGCAATCATGAGCACACAATTGAAACAGCCACACCAACCGAAAGCAAAAGAAAATGCGATTGCGCGTTTCTTTGATTTCAATGGGCTTGGTACGAACATGCGTACAGAGTTCATCGCCGGCATGACGACGTTCTTCGCGATGGCGTACATCTTATTCGTCAACCCGAACACATTAGCAGAGGCAGGCATGGATGCGGGAGCGGTATTCGGTGCTACAGCGCTCGTCGCAATCATCGGTTCCATCACAATGGGAGTATTTGCGAATTATCCAATTGCGCTTGCACCGGGTATGGGTTTAAACGCCTTCTTCGCATATAGTGTCGTCATTGGCATGGGTATTCCATGGCAAACTGCACTTTCGGGCGTTCTCGTCTCAGGTCTCGTCTTCATGGTATTAACGGCTTCAGGCATTCGTGAGGTCATCATCAATGCGATTCCAGAGCCGTTGAAAATGGCAGTCGCAGCAGGTATCGGTTTGTTCATCGCCTTTATCGGCTTGAAAACAGGTGGTTTAGTTGTTGCGAACGAAGCAACACTTGTTTCGCTCGGTGACCTAAGCAAGGGAACAACACTTCTCGCAGTATTCGGTCTTGTCGTATCAGCTGTCTTGATGACACGCGGTGTCAAAGGCGCGATTTTCTTCGGAATGATTATAACAGCCATTGCCGGAATGATTTTCGGATTAATTCCAGTTCCGACTAGTTTTGGTGAAATCGTTTCAGCACCACCAAGTATTGCACCGACCTTCGGACAGGCATTTCTTCACTTTAATGAAATCTTCACGGTCCAAATGATGATCGTCATCCTGACTTTCTTCTTCGTTGATTTCTTTGATACAGCGGGCACGTTGGTTGCGGTAGCAAACCAAGCGGGTCTAATTAAAGAAAATAAAGTACCACGCGCAGGTCGCGCATTAATCGCTGACTCAACAG contains:
- a CDS encoding transglutaminase family protein is translated as MIRRLIWNAIAAALLTCFMPPLLELTTFEHLWSFLPMLFLPLLLSHLARRYFLLGSLAGLLLSFYLILTPGSAPWGIFTEISSDIRSVINGELPGRPAFALSIGLISFLIAYLARRTFPNRGFVFGLAFGVIGFIAYCDTWTDYSGETFILYPIILSLVLLYATEVNERPRASYVRPLSALFIMGAVIVAAVQSPVINATWQDSWYDLTSDLEGEGEPTNAIQKVGYGNNDEQLGGPFQMDDREVFQVESEGNRYWRVETKDIYTGKGWVLSKSNPEIDGRGFFSTFGTEVKTREETATFEMARELPFVPYNGDNVRVEVNQQRQNVLVDPENQKISYLDEADRQRNYRIDYSYPLFTEEQLQTDEPVNLSENETERYLQLPEGLPQRVRDLAEQIVEGEETPWDKARAIENYFEEENFEYNTEDVAVPKENQDYVDQFLFETKLGYCDNFSTSATVLLRAAGLPARWVKGFTGGESDVIGAAVTSYTVRNKNAHSWVEVYIEGPGWVPLEPTVSFDGAGQYTIDRETNNETEQANPQRETEDNTETTTPNRPQENLLDEEQTTSAGQTEQKSIPFWPIFLTALALLFLYLFRKPIIRTLAILFFRRQIERPEGFRRMYRYLLRRLDKKGFHYQDGRTLAELAHEVDGYYETYAMRPLTDAYERMVYGGESLSADKKREYFENIIRHVEG
- the guaA gene encoding glutamine-hydrolyzing GMP synthase, whose translation is MILVLDFGGQYNQLITRRIRDLGVYSELHSHKITAAEVKEIAPAGIIFSGGPRSVYAEDAYRCDPEIFDLGIPIFGICYGMQLMSQHFGGTVERAGHREYGKATLTLQDPSPMYANLPLEQTVWMSHSDLVTSVPNGFVIDGTNVSCPIASIKNEELKMYGVQYHPEVNHTVFGKELLKNFLFEVCKCAGDWSMENFIEIEVAKIQEQVGDKKVLCALSGGVDSSVVAALIHKAIGDQLTCMFVDHGLLRKGEAESVMKTFADHFHMNVIKIDAQDRFLDKLRGISDPEQKRKIIGNEFVYVFDEEASKLTDMDFLAQGTLYTDIIESGTDTAQTIKSHHNVGGLPEDMQFELIEPINTLFKDEVRELGKELGLSDEIVWRQPFPGPGLGIRVLGEITDEKLEIVRESDFILRDEIKKAGLEREIWQYFTVLPPIRSVGVMGDERTYDYAVGIRAVTSIDGMTSDWARIPWDVLEKISVRIVNEVQNVNRVLYDVTSKPPSTIEWE
- a CDS encoding DUF2382 domain-containing protein, giving the protein MTRKEDTFIQVFNTQAEVLSKVNELKAQGYDERDMYVVAQDKHSFSMVENQTNVNVDTAGEQEHQGFMGKFMAAFSDDSSTEAFRGMGLSHDESEEYRRQVESGKLVLYVDSDYGDSYEKHSQSYNQTSGVNDNQYDRTGVEANRDHNDHLSDNGSLSRTDRDQGYDNTLSADRSQDYDDTPGVDRSGVTETNSDTEEERLRLHEERLNVDKERVQTGEVNVSKHVVEDQQSIEVPVEREEVYVERRKVDHNASGTDAFVDENDSIHVPLSEEKVVVSKEDVVSEEIVVGKRKVRDTETVSETVRREEADIDEGTDTRTDVDRDDHKRL
- a CDS encoding NCS2 family permease, producing the protein MARFFDFNGLGTNMRTEFIAGMTTFFAMAYILFVNPNTLAEAGMDAGAVFGATALVAIIGSITMGVFANYPIALAPGMGLNAFFAYSVVIGMGIPWQTALSGVLVSGLVFMVLTASGIREVIINAIPEPLKMAVAAGIGLFIAFIGLKTGGLVVANEATLVSLGDLSKGTTLLAVFGLVVSAVLMTRGVKGAIFFGMIITAIAGMIFGLIPVPTSFGEIVSAPPSIAPTFGQAFLHFNEIFTVQMMIVILTFFFVDFFDTAGTLVAVANQAGLIKENKVPRAGRALIADSTATVAGSILGTSTTVSYVESSAGVAAGGRSGMTAIVTALFFGLALFFSPLLAIITAPVTAPALIIVGVLMAASLLQIDWKKFEYAVPAFLTVIMMPLTYSIATGIAFGFLFYPVTMIAKGRAKDVHPIMYVLSLGFLGYFIWLH